In a genomic window of Phragmites australis chromosome 14, lpPhrAust1.1, whole genome shotgun sequence:
- the LOC133891191 gene encoding flowering-promoting factor 1-like protein 5, which translates to MSGAGVWVFRNGVMQLEEPAAAGRKALVYVPTNEVVRSVEALERRLGALGWERYYENRTIVQLHKRDGGSDLITIPRDFASLRSTHMYDVVVKNRDHFKVVDASTPN; encoded by the coding sequence ATGTCGGGCGCGGGGGTGTGGGTGTTCCGGAACGGCGTGATGCAGCTGGaggagccggcggcggcggggcggaaGGCGCTGGTGTACGTGCCGACGAACGAGGTGGTGCGGTCGGTGGAGGCGCTGGAGCGGCGGCTGGGGGCGCTCGGCTGGGAGCGCTACTACGAGAACCGCACCATCGTGCAGCTCCACAAGCGCGACGGCGGCTCCGACCTCATCACCATCCCTCGCGACTTCGCCAGCCTCCGCTCCACCCACATGTACGACGTCGTCGTCAAGAACCGGGACCACTTCAAGGTCGTCGACGCCTCCACGCCTAACTAG